A DNA window from Moorella thermoacetica contains the following coding sequences:
- the cysK gene encoding cysteine synthase A — MKIARDVTQLIGQTPILRLNRLVEDGMEVYLKIEFFNPGGSVKDRIALSMITAAEADGRLKPGDTIVEPTSGNTGIGLAMVAAVRGYRLILVMPETMSIERRKLLAAYGAEFVLTPGNLGMKGAVDKANELVRENPGYFMPQQFENPANPAIHRQTTAREILEQMDGKVDAFVAGVGTGGTLTGVGEVLKKEIPGVRIVAVEPAASPVLSGGQPGPHKIQGIGTGFVPPVLRREVVDEIITVTNEDAMETARRLAREEGLLVGISSGAAAFAALQVARRLGRGKRVLAIAPDTGERYLSTELFKIG, encoded by the coding sequence ATGAAGATAGCCCGGGATGTTACCCAGTTGATAGGGCAGACGCCGATCCTGCGCCTGAACCGCCTGGTAGAGGACGGGATGGAGGTATACTTAAAAATCGAGTTTTTTAATCCTGGAGGCAGTGTTAAGGACCGCATTGCCCTCAGCATGATTACCGCTGCGGAAGCCGACGGCCGCTTGAAACCCGGGGATACCATTGTCGAGCCCACAAGTGGTAATACGGGTATCGGCCTGGCCATGGTGGCGGCCGTACGGGGTTACCGCCTGATCCTGGTTATGCCGGAAACAATGAGTATTGAGAGGCGCAAGCTCCTGGCGGCCTATGGGGCGGAGTTCGTCCTGACTCCGGGAAACCTGGGGATGAAGGGGGCTGTAGATAAAGCAAATGAACTGGTACGGGAGAACCCCGGTTACTTTATGCCCCAGCAGTTTGAAAATCCGGCCAACCCGGCCATCCACCGCCAGACCACGGCCAGGGAGATCCTGGAGCAAATGGACGGTAAAGTAGACGCCTTTGTGGCCGGCGTCGGGACCGGGGGTACCCTCACCGGGGTGGGTGAGGTCCTGAAAAAGGAAATCCCGGGGGTAAGGATTGTAGCTGTGGAACCGGCGGCTTCACCGGTCCTTTCTGGAGGCCAGCCAGGACCCCATAAGATTCAGGGTATAGGTACCGGCTTTGTCCCGCCGGTCTTGCGCCGGGAGGTGGTTGACGAGATAATCACCGTCACCAACGAAGACGCTATGGAAACGGCCCGGCGCCTGGCACGGGAGGAAGGCCTGCTGGTGGGCATCTCTTCGGGCGCCGCTGCTTTTGCCGCCCTCCAAGTGGCCCGGCGCCTGGGCCGGGGGAAAAGGGTACTGGCCATCGCCCCCGACACCGGCGAGCGCTACCTGAGTACGGAGTTGTTCAAGATAGGCTAA
- a CDS encoding CooT family nickel-binding protein: MCEANAYLLKESGEEELVFENVDRVLPGEEGIMMEDIFGKRKLLRARIKEMALVDHKIILEAL, from the coding sequence ATGTGTGAAGCCAACGCCTACCTGCTCAAAGAGAGCGGGGAAGAGGAACTGGTCTTTGAGAATGTTGACCGGGTCTTGCCCGGGGAAGAGGGTATTATGATGGAAGATATTTTCGGTAAACGCAAACTCCTGCGGGCGCGGATTAAAGAAATGGCCCTGGTGGACCATAAAATCATCCTCGAAGCCCTCTAA
- a CDS encoding DUF3842 family protein, which produces MRIAVVDGQGGGIGKHITARLRQELPPEVEILALGTNAAATVAMIKAGANEGATGERAIIYNAPRVEAITGSLAIILADAMLGELTPAMAAAIAASPARKFLLPINRSGVEVIGVTPEPLPHLIEALVNRVKFFYQEGGDKDV; this is translated from the coding sequence CTGCGCATAGCTGTAGTCGATGGCCAGGGCGGCGGTATCGGTAAGCACATAACCGCCAGGCTGCGACAGGAACTGCCGCCGGAAGTCGAAATCCTGGCCCTGGGAACCAACGCCGCGGCTACCGTAGCTATGATCAAAGCCGGGGCCAATGAGGGGGCTACCGGCGAGCGAGCCATCATCTACAACGCTCCCCGGGTCGAGGCCATCACCGGTTCCCTGGCCATAATCCTAGCTGACGCTATGCTGGGCGAATTGACCCCGGCTATGGCGGCGGCCATCGCCGCCAGCCCGGCACGCAAATTTCTCCTGCCAATCAACCGGTCGGGGGTAGAAGTAATAGGAGTCACCCCCGAGCCGTTGCCCCATTTAATTGAAGCCCTGGTTAACCGCGTGAAGTTTTTTTATCAGGAGGGAGGGGATAAGGATGTGTGA
- the yunB gene encoding sporulation protein YunB, with translation MAALVLAGLLLLLLLEWRLGPALEAVAATQARWVATEAMQQAVLDKITGQVSYNNLIQPGSSDGGQVVFMQADALGISRLQAAAQLAIQERLARLQGKTYYLPLGQILGLKLLAAYGPPVPLRFVPMGTVKVNVGDTFESAGINQTRHRIYLQAESEVQVVAPFSREKVQVATTIPVAEAIIVGPVPQTYVSLGSEMLKGILRAPGF, from the coding sequence GTGGCAGCGCTGGTCCTGGCCGGTTTGCTTCTACTTTTACTCCTGGAATGGCGCCTGGGACCGGCTCTGGAAGCGGTGGCAGCTACCCAGGCCAGGTGGGTGGCCACCGAGGCTATGCAGCAGGCAGTGCTGGATAAAATTACCGGCCAGGTAAGCTATAATAATCTCATCCAGCCCGGGAGCAGCGATGGCGGCCAGGTAGTCTTCATGCAGGCCGACGCCCTGGGTATCAGCCGCCTCCAGGCTGCGGCCCAGCTGGCCATCCAGGAACGCCTGGCGCGGCTGCAGGGTAAAACCTATTACCTGCCCCTGGGGCAGATCCTGGGGTTAAAACTCCTGGCGGCCTATGGCCCCCCGGTACCATTACGCTTTGTCCCCATGGGCACGGTAAAGGTTAATGTCGGTGATACCTTTGAAAGCGCCGGCATTAATCAGACGCGCCATCGCATCTACCTCCAGGCGGAGAGCGAGGTTCAGGTAGTAGCCCCTTTTAGCCGGGAAAAGGTACAGGTAGCCACCACCATTCCCGTGGCCGAGGCCATTATCGTCGGCCCGGTACCCCAGACCTACGTCTCCCTGGGGTCGGAAATGTTAAAAGGTATTTTAAGGGCACCTGGATTCTAA
- the tyrS gene encoding tyrosine--tRNA ligase translates to MHDYFGGWFKLEQEVARQLRILRRGVAEIVPEEDLQAKLRKSLATGKPLKVKLGLDPTAPDIHLGHTVVLQKLRQFQELGHQVIIIIGDFTGRIGDPTGKSETRRQLTEAEILANAETYKEQIFKVLDPEQTRVTFNSHWLGKLTFAEVIELAARTTVARMLERDDFARRFQENRPISIHEFFYPLMQGYDSVALAADVELGGTDQKFNLLMGRHLQREYGQEPQVAMMMPILPGLDGVQKMSKSLGNYIGIKESPREMYGKTMSLPDELMLTYYELVTAVPLEELAAIRQGLASGSLHPRDAKMRLAREIVAMYHTPEAALEAEREFRQVFQQHDLPDDMPELTIKEDRVWLPRLMVQAGLAPSTSEARRLIRQGAVKIDGERVTDPDTEVEVREGQVLQAGKRKFARLHTF, encoded by the coding sequence TTGCATGATTATTTCGGAGGATGGTTTAAGTTGGAACAAGAAGTCGCACGGCAGTTAAGGATCCTCCGCCGGGGAGTGGCTGAGATTGTGCCTGAGGAGGATTTGCAGGCCAAACTCAGAAAATCCCTGGCCACCGGTAAACCCTTAAAGGTTAAACTGGGTTTAGACCCTACGGCCCCGGATATTCATCTGGGTCATACGGTGGTGCTCCAGAAACTGCGCCAGTTTCAGGAATTGGGCCACCAGGTGATAATCATCATCGGCGATTTTACCGGGCGTATAGGCGATCCCACCGGTAAATCGGAAACCAGGCGCCAGCTTACAGAAGCAGAAATCCTGGCCAATGCCGAAACCTATAAGGAACAGATTTTTAAAGTACTGGACCCAGAGCAAACCCGGGTGACCTTTAACAGCCACTGGCTGGGCAAGCTTACCTTTGCCGAAGTCATTGAACTGGCAGCTAGGACGACGGTGGCCCGCATGCTGGAGCGGGACGATTTTGCCCGCCGGTTCCAGGAAAATCGTCCTATCAGCATCCATGAGTTTTTTTACCCCCTAATGCAGGGTTATGATTCCGTGGCCCTGGCTGCAGATGTCGAACTTGGGGGTACGGATCAGAAGTTTAACCTCCTTATGGGCCGTCACCTGCAGCGTGAATATGGCCAGGAGCCCCAGGTGGCCATGATGATGCCCATCCTCCCCGGCCTGGACGGCGTACAGAAGATGAGCAAGAGCCTGGGGAACTATATCGGTATCAAGGAATCCCCCCGGGAGATGTACGGTAAGACCATGTCCCTCCCTGATGAACTCATGCTCACCTATTACGAGCTGGTGACGGCAGTGCCCCTGGAGGAGCTGGCAGCCATCAGGCAGGGCCTGGCCAGCGGCAGCCTGCACCCCAGGGATGCCAAAATGCGCCTGGCCCGGGAGATAGTAGCCATGTATCACACTCCGGAAGCGGCCCTGGAGGCGGAGAGGGAATTTCGCCAGGTCTTCCAGCAGCATGACCTGCCTGATGATATGCCGGAATTAACGATTAAAGAAGACAGGGTGTGGCTGCCCCGGCTCATGGTCCAGGCCGGGCTGGCTCCCAGCACCAGCGAGGCCCGGCGCCTGATCCGCCAGGGTGCAGTAAAGATCGACGGTGAACGGGTAACCGATCCTGACACCGAGGTTGAGGTCAGGGAGGGCCAGGTCCTCCAGGCCGGTAAACGTAAATTTGCCCGGCTGCACACATTTTAA
- a CDS encoding transglycosylase domain-containing protein — protein sequence MAPEKKRKRKLNVFRAVLLTLLVLGVILVGAGAGFAIGIIRTMPGWQPDNFKLDMTTFVYDRNNQLVGELHGEQNRVVVPLDKIPVNLQNAVIATEDARFYQHHGIDLKAILRAAIINLRHGSIQEGASTLTQQLARNAFIENPQRTFKRKIQEALMAIQLERMYTKKEILEKYLNIVYLGPGTYGVEAAAQYYFGTDVQNLDLAQSAMLAGIIQSPGNYNPFVKGNEQAAKDRQAVVLDNMVKYGYITQEQANQAKAEKLTFKESKKAPVDKYPYYIDAVVEEASRLLESNGIESSELYRGGLKIYTALDPAIQTEMEQVYQDKNNFPPSAKDRQIESAMVVLDPHTGEVRGLVGGRDYTTRRGFNRAIQAERQPGSTIKPLVVYAPALEKGYPPAYVIDDVPTTFPGSPKPFTPRNYDGRYRGLISMREALRWSVNVAAVKMLNTIGVDTGYDFGLRLGLPLKPEDRNLSLALGGLTTGVSPLEMAAAYGTFANQGVYITPHLITRITDHNGRDLIVVNPQKQAVMSEQSAYLMTDMLETVVTSGTGTRAQIGRPAAGKTGTTSLPETPEFKNLNGEKDAWFVGYTPELVGAVWMGYDQTDPQHYLKSVAGGGYPALIWKKVIGAALKDKPVQDFPRPAGIIYADVDAKSGLLPSDLTPKEFIVKEIFTQSMLPTKVSDVWVQVQIDPTTGMLATPNCPNVTTGVFLRRPDGYTGKAEDSYLEAPRQYCTLHSGGNSNKAGLVSICTDPRHGGALFLANIPGPGQSGGCPSQYVKQVQLPPGQVPTRHCDLPDHQLSKSTGGPSQDNGPPAPQLDAQLEVGPNVSQPRVILTWDVPDGGNYVFSVERSTGGSGHRSLAIVRQTSYTDTSVQPGVTYRYRVIALSGNDKSGTPSNEVTIAIPKK from the coding sequence ATGGCTCCAGAGAAAAAACGCAAAAGGAAATTGAATGTTTTCCGGGCAGTTTTATTGACCCTGTTAGTCCTAGGTGTGATTCTGGTAGGTGCCGGTGCCGGCTTTGCCATCGGTATCATCCGCACTATGCCTGGTTGGCAACCTGATAATTTCAAACTGGACATGACCACCTTTGTTTACGACCGCAACAACCAGCTGGTCGGCGAGCTTCACGGTGAGCAAAACCGGGTGGTAGTGCCCCTGGATAAAATACCTGTCAATTTGCAAAACGCTGTTATCGCTACTGAGGACGCCCGTTTCTACCAGCATCATGGTATCGATTTGAAAGCAATTCTCCGGGCAGCCATTATCAACCTGCGCCACGGGAGCATCCAGGAGGGTGCCAGCACCCTGACCCAGCAACTGGCTAGAAATGCTTTCATTGAAAATCCGCAGCGGACCTTCAAACGTAAAATCCAGGAAGCCCTCATGGCCATTCAACTGGAGCGCATGTATACTAAAAAAGAAATCCTGGAGAAATACCTGAATATCGTCTACCTCGGCCCCGGTACCTACGGGGTGGAAGCCGCCGCCCAGTACTACTTTGGTACAGACGTCCAGAACCTCGACCTCGCCCAGTCGGCTATGCTGGCGGGTATCATCCAGAGCCCGGGTAATTACAACCCTTTCGTCAAGGGTAATGAACAGGCAGCTAAAGACCGCCAGGCTGTCGTCCTGGATAATATGGTAAAATACGGTTACATTACCCAGGAACAAGCCAACCAGGCCAAGGCTGAAAAATTAACCTTTAAGGAGTCCAAAAAGGCTCCGGTAGACAAGTATCCCTATTATATCGATGCTGTAGTCGAGGAAGCCAGCCGCTTACTTGAGAGCAACGGTATCGAATCCTCCGAACTTTACCGGGGCGGCCTGAAAATCTATACAGCCTTGGACCCCGCCATCCAAACTGAAATGGAGCAGGTTTACCAGGATAAAAATAACTTCCCTCCCAGCGCCAAAGACCGCCAGATCGAAAGCGCCATGGTTGTCCTGGACCCCCATACCGGCGAGGTACGTGGCCTGGTTGGCGGGCGCGATTATACTACCCGCCGGGGCTTTAACCGGGCGATCCAGGCTGAGCGGCAACCCGGTTCCACGATTAAACCACTGGTTGTTTATGCCCCTGCCCTCGAAAAAGGCTATCCTCCGGCCTATGTCATTGACGACGTACCCACCACCTTCCCCGGGTCACCCAAACCCTTTACCCCCCGTAACTACGATGGCCGTTACCGGGGGCTCATCAGCATGCGGGAAGCCCTGCGCTGGTCCGTCAACGTCGCCGCCGTCAAGATGCTAAATACCATTGGTGTCGATACTGGCTACGATTTCGGACTGCGCCTGGGATTGCCCCTTAAACCTGAGGATCGCAACCTGTCCCTGGCCCTGGGTGGCCTGACTACCGGGGTATCGCCCCTGGAGATGGCTGCCGCCTATGGCACCTTTGCCAACCAGGGGGTATATATCACCCCCCACCTGATTACCCGGATTACCGACCACAACGGCCGGGATCTGATTGTAGTTAATCCCCAGAAGCAGGCCGTCATGAGCGAGCAATCTGCCTACCTCATGACCGATATGCTGGAAACGGTAGTTACCTCCGGTACCGGCACCAGGGCCCAAATTGGCCGTCCGGCTGCCGGCAAAACCGGTACTACCTCCCTGCCGGAAACACCGGAGTTCAAAAACTTGAATGGTGAAAAGGACGCCTGGTTCGTTGGTTATACGCCAGAACTAGTCGGGGCCGTATGGATGGGCTATGACCAGACCGACCCCCAGCACTACTTGAAAAGCGTCGCCGGCGGCGGCTACCCGGCCTTAATCTGGAAAAAGGTCATCGGGGCCGCTTTGAAGGATAAACCGGTTCAGGACTTCCCCCGGCCGGCGGGGATTATCTATGCTGACGTGGACGCCAAGTCAGGTCTCCTCCCCAGCGACCTGACCCCCAAAGAGTTTATCGTTAAAGAGATCTTTACCCAGAGTATGCTACCCACGAAGGTCTCCGACGTCTGGGTACAGGTACAGATCGACCCCACCACAGGTATGCTGGCCACCCCCAATTGCCCCAATGTCACCACCGGCGTGTTTTTAAGGCGACCGGATGGCTATACGGGCAAGGCGGAAGATTCTTATCTGGAAGCGCCGCGGCAATACTGTACCCTCCACAGCGGGGGAAACAGTAACAAAGCGGGCCTGGTGAGCATCTGTACCGATCCGCGCCACGGCGGTGCCCTTTTCCTGGCCAACATCCCGGGACCGGGCCAATCCGGCGGTTGCCCCTCCCAGTATGTAAAACAGGTACAATTACCCCCGGGCCAGGTGCCTACCAGACATTGCGATCTACCGGATCACCAGCTCAGCAAAAGTACCGGTGGCCCCAGCCAGGACAATGGGCCGCCGGCCCCGCAGCTGGATGCCCAGCTGGAGGTCGGACCCAATGTCAGCCAGCCCCGGGTAATCCTCACCTGGGACGTACCTGATGGCGGCAATTACGTCTTTTCCGTCGAGAGAAGTACCGGCGGTTCCGGCCATAGAAGCCTGGCCATCGTCAGGCAAACCAGTTATACCGACACCAGCGTGCAACCGGGGGTGACCTACCGGTACCGGGTAATCGCCCTGAGTGGTAATGATAAATCGGGTACTCCTTCCAATGAGGTGACCATAGCTATACCCAAAAAATAA
- a CDS encoding endonuclease MutS2 — protein MGAKGLNKTYIKLELDKILARLEGYCLSPLGAERVRALEPVRDLELVRRRQEATGEGERVLLRYPDLPLGNFQDIRPEINRAAAGAILEGQELLRVATTLAAGRRLRQFLLGLEGEWPVLKGLAAGIGDFRQLERAITAAIGPDGLVLDQATPRLASLRQQVRQAQERIKERLDSYLRSTEMQKYLQDNLFTIRNDRYVLPVKQEYRHQVPGLVHDQSASGATLFIEPMALVELNNELRRLQTAEAREVEAILLHLSKLVGGQKEEILASLAALGELDFTLAKGRLSQAMAAVPPRLNAGGRWRIRQGRHPLLGGRVVPVSLTLGEDFDTLVITGPNTGGKTVTLKTMGLFTLMAQCGLHLPAADGTEVDVTAAVYADIGDEQSIEQSLSTFSAHMRQIVAIVREVEAGSLVLLDELGAGTDPTEGAALAMAILDYLTGVGARTVATTHFSELKAYAYATPRVENAAVEFDSETLQPTYKLLIGTPGESNAFAVAGRLGLPPALIEQARGFLSEENRRVSRLIEGLTADRRASARERAEAESLRREAEAAREAMEKERREWQQQAARQLEKAREEARAILRRARYEVRELMARVEKALAEESLRSQQQVLSRARQRLKELEDEVETGMERYQPVAGGQPPEHLRAGDRVFLASWGQVGEVISPPNEQGEVLVQVGALKVNVPVKELRLVNNDHHENRTKTRRNVAGAGWTVQAAVNDDIRPEIDLRGLTVAEACHQVDEYLDDAVLAGLNRVSLIHGKGTGALRVALQDYLRQHPLVKGFRLGGAGEGGSGVTIVDIGR, from the coding sequence ATGGGGGCCAAAGGTTTGAATAAGACGTACATTAAACTGGAACTGGATAAAATTCTGGCCCGGCTGGAGGGCTATTGCCTATCGCCCCTGGGAGCGGAGAGGGTGCGTGCTCTGGAACCGGTCCGGGACCTGGAACTGGTGCGCCGGCGCCAGGAAGCAACGGGAGAAGGGGAACGGGTATTGCTGCGCTATCCGGATTTACCCCTGGGTAACTTCCAGGACATCCGGCCGGAGATCAACCGGGCGGCAGCCGGAGCCATCCTGGAGGGCCAGGAACTCCTCCGGGTGGCCACCACCCTGGCTGCCGGCCGGCGCTTGCGCCAGTTCCTCCTGGGGCTGGAGGGCGAGTGGCCGGTTCTTAAAGGGCTGGCCGCCGGGATTGGCGACTTTCGCCAGCTGGAAAGGGCGATTACGGCCGCCATCGGCCCCGACGGCCTGGTCCTGGACCAGGCCACGCCGCGCCTGGCGAGCCTGCGGCAGCAGGTTCGCCAGGCCCAGGAGAGGATCAAAGAGCGCCTGGATAGCTACCTGCGTTCAACCGAGATGCAGAAATACCTCCAGGATAACCTGTTCACCATTCGCAATGATCGCTATGTCTTACCCGTCAAGCAGGAGTACCGCCACCAGGTACCGGGGCTGGTTCACGATCAATCGGCCAGCGGGGCCACCCTCTTCATCGAACCCATGGCCCTGGTGGAGTTGAATAACGAACTACGCCGTCTCCAGACAGCCGAAGCCAGGGAAGTGGAGGCTATTCTCCTGCACTTGAGTAAACTCGTAGGCGGGCAGAAAGAAGAAATCCTGGCCAGCCTGGCCGCCCTGGGGGAACTGGATTTTACCCTGGCCAAAGGACGCCTCAGCCAGGCCATGGCCGCGGTGCCGCCGCGTCTCAATGCCGGGGGGCGCTGGCGTATCCGCCAGGGTCGTCATCCCCTCCTGGGCGGCCGGGTTGTACCCGTTAGCCTGACCCTGGGCGAGGATTTTGATACCCTGGTCATTACCGGACCCAACACCGGCGGCAAGACGGTTACTTTGAAGACCATGGGCCTGTTTACCCTGATGGCCCAGTGCGGCCTGCACCTGCCGGCGGCTGACGGTACCGAAGTCGATGTCACGGCAGCCGTCTATGCCGACATCGGTGACGAACAGAGTATCGAGCAATCCCTGAGCACCTTCTCGGCCCACATGCGTCAGATTGTGGCCATTGTCAGGGAAGTGGAAGCGGGGAGCCTGGTCCTCCTGGACGAACTGGGAGCCGGTACCGACCCTACTGAAGGAGCGGCCCTGGCCATGGCCATCCTGGACTACCTGACCGGGGTGGGGGCCCGGACGGTAGCTACCACCCACTTCAGCGAACTCAAGGCCTACGCCTATGCCACGCCCCGGGTAGAAAACGCCGCCGTGGAGTTTGACAGCGAGACCCTGCAGCCGACTTATAAGCTCCTCATCGGCACCCCCGGGGAGAGCAACGCCTTCGCCGTTGCCGGTCGTCTGGGACTGCCGCCGGCCCTCATCGAACAGGCCCGTGGCTTCCTGAGCGAGGAGAACCGGCGGGTCAGCCGTCTGATCGAGGGACTGACGGCCGACAGGCGGGCCAGCGCCCGGGAACGGGCCGAGGCCGAATCCTTACGCCGCGAGGCGGAAGCCGCCCGGGAAGCCATGGAAAAGGAACGTAGGGAGTGGCAGCAGCAGGCTGCCAGGCAATTGGAGAAGGCCCGGGAGGAAGCCCGGGCCATCCTCCGCCGGGCCCGTTATGAAGTCAGGGAGCTCATGGCCAGGGTGGAGAAGGCCCTGGCGGAGGAAAGCCTGCGCAGCCAGCAGCAGGTCCTCTCTAGAGCCCGCCAGCGGTTAAAGGAACTGGAGGATGAGGTAGAAACCGGGATGGAACGCTACCAGCCGGTAGCAGGCGGCCAGCCGCCGGAGCACCTCCGGGCGGGGGACAGGGTCTTCCTGGCTTCCTGGGGCCAGGTCGGAGAAGTTATCAGCCCTCCTAACGAGCAGGGAGAGGTCCTGGTCCAGGTTGGCGCTCTCAAAGTGAATGTGCCGGTAAAGGAGCTTCGCCTGGTTAATAACGACCATCACGAAAATAGAACTAAAACTAGAAGGAACGTCGCCGGTGCCGGCTGGACTGTCCAAGCGGCCGTCAATGACGACATCCGGCCGGAAATCGACCTGCGGGGGCTAACCGTAGCCGAAGCCTGCCATCAAGTAGACGAATACCTGGACGACGCCGTTCTGGCAGGTCTGAACCGGGTAAGTTTAATCCATGGCAAGGGTACCGGCGCCCTACGAGTGGCCCTGCAGGACTACCTGCGCCAGCACCCCCTGGTCAAGGGCTTTCGCCTGGGCGGGGCCGGGGAAGGTGGCAGCGGGGTGACCATCGTCGATATCGGCCGTTGA